In a genomic window of Vanessa tameamea isolate UH-Manoa-2023 chromosome 31, ilVanTame1 primary haplotype, whole genome shotgun sequence:
- the LOC113393636 gene encoding zinc finger protein 729-like has product MADDIDIEEHDVLDNPHIKNIFPDITNIKTEVIDYEEEENLDFDSENYGALQYETDPKDIEDDIPNLYQNRIILGTKPCASDSSSDDEETVPKLLETFVVLEDWGILLANNPCYCHSCQILFPTENALDSHKMTTHSFLIAVRNNKAIKSTSKSSISARLKFELDLEETSDNLCNHCNVVFPDEIALLKHSYELLPRKFACEFCDLVFESEVSCNIHKMIHSNVECFRCPICSCYFKYVNKLISHVTYQHRTELPDLPERVITNYKCAFCVAKFKNNKSYNGHILYHHPEFYNKTEDQVENDKFKCLPCNITFPSAYSEKIHRAAQHTSKPSDVTNRRIKLENKIKLEPLSPKKLSPQKIDLNRRPIPRSTLFKCNKCQLHFVSCIVAVEHTKRCVLKKGEWKCKKCRRSFKLVDRHSHTTQHKSSDRFKVITIEDDTLNKLLCRCISCKICFDERTLLKYHINGCTVSDSVNCNLCNFRVHEHAITKHKRIHNELGLEQFLVVDFVSADQLTTQKPEVKALSCVKKERRQLKKEKFYYYCPTCQCFMKVNKLPDKHNIGKCNTHLMKRICKLCGLKFSTKSFQTHKKEHKKFPNLKLRDLTFKNTQSLRKINPPFPDFKNCSKCNVKFFSGMALKSHVCDVEEAKICVYCGEKFSDLAYKLHVPFHEYSGKKKQVFTENIPELIKKYESLKIVWNILYLCEICDTILDDYDEVVEHSQNHFCNMESYNITINRCSICDIQIVSTCYEKHKQLHLANSVTKSSFKILRYNYDALLTDDWFNIFKALAKEQVDQILNKSKYKHTRSVRMELMVDGPIDLTIYQCVVCKIIVDCNAVAEHAENSLNCVNSIKFNCSMCHLSFSTKTSLNYHCYLHEKHLITNKTFRIISFNDEKDLYVNDSLRSKMNPESLKFIRCQHCGKLINKSKYKRHVDYHIYMAKKMSKEGKNQPKFLVRSKYKKTDLSKVHNFYKCKKCGVCVFRNNVVKHFCSTNKQKKQCSKCHLWFRSSHLNKHMMYHDKFKLTKYNINVFVFKNGKIERERRKEDQVVLYQCSDCSVCLHREMNIKRHICISDNYQKVCRLCEMPFHCSRMQIHEKFHEDKNFTKHNVTIKTFKSKDVLKNYPQKSKPATHLTNAKYRKTTVIPRHSKLNKNKPKTEELDPLFLRYAHLRNFKCTECNLLFVTPSALLEHQISCSTDNYGVKCDTCGLIFHKSMINLHQGLQRCGPRSGKLFIVTIDAKDGAKYDDTKSLYRCNKCGIHFTSFRAIFNHVKSDHIIVMKPTKCDICNLLMSCHSCPRHKLIHHDRHLALSDLITLNVVDLSLSKALKDQSNKIVNIIDYVSDVDESDGEDKRAAKRKTCGDEGIPNKYIKLNTAVSEKTLSSSPSGSFIDEIYNCEICNLNFLHRRTLERHINEGRHNERKFKCPKCNLIFTQNSLTRHIKLHHDADDLSVVHYERKSLPSDHLEFDEVNRSLNKGLNNQKINELVDIDNDPELDETVDRNKQVTFKRKSCTDVEIPKKHIKLNTTSSERTVRSSISNSLIEEIYKCDICELNFLHKRTLDRHINEGRHNERKFNCPECDLIFTQNSLTRHLKLHHDPNYTLTHNRKTVSPKVMDKSADDAEANVKVIDKPLIVADEAKAAVTTFQQTNKLTNKLYKCSECDVYFTFADACHDHVTSHVSLDPTEYIACKLCDLQFLCEYLGSHMKGHREKSFSIDELIVEEYHINDGKIKVDTYSAADRLKSKLVTTTTHFDTEDEKNERDENTVDSTASVTESKAHYIDDVISNEDSPSNDGEINKEVDDVEIVTAPSSESENMLEVKSTSLILTDISS; this is encoded by the exons ATGGCTGATGATATAGACATAGAGGAACATGATGTCTTAGACAACCCACACATCAAGAATATATTTCCGGATATAACAAATATCAAGACTGAAGTGATTGACTATGAAGAGGAAG AAAACCTTGATTTCGATAGTGAGAACTATGGGGCTCTCCAGTATGAAACGGATCCCAAGGACATCGAGGACGATATCCCCAATTTATATCAGAACAGAATAATCCTGGGAACAAAACCTTGCGCGTCTGACTCATCGTCAGACGATGAAGAAACTGTGCCAAAACTTCTAGAAACCTTCGTTGTGTTGGAAGACTGGGGTATTCTATTGGCAAACAATCCCTGTTATTGTCATAGTTGCCAGATTTTATTTCCCACCGAAAATGCGCTCGACTCCCACAAAATGACAACGCACTCATTCCTAATAGCAGTTAGGAATAACAAGGCGATCAAAAGTACAAGTAAAAGCTCCATATCGGCCAGATTGAAATTCGAACTGGATTTAGAAGAGACGAGCGATAATCTCTGTAATCATTGCAATGTTGTGTTCCCAGACGAGATAGCTCTACTAAAACACTCATACGAATTGTTGCCGAGGAAATTTGCATGTGAATTCTGTGATCTAGTGTTCGAAAGTGAAGTGTCGTGTAATATACATAAGATGATACATTCGAACGTTGAATGTTTCCGCTGTCCAATTTGTTCgtgttatttcaaatatgtgaATAAGTTAATCAGTCACGTCACTTATCAGCACCGTACAGAGCTACCTGATTTACCAGAGCGTGTGATAACGAACTATAAGTGTGCGTTCTGTGTCGCgaagtttaaaaacaataagagtTACAATGGTCATATATTGTACCACCATCCAgagttttataacaaaacagaGGATCAAGTTGAAAACGATAAGTTTAAATGTCTCCCTTGTAATATAACATTTCCATCGGCTTATTCGGAGAAGATCCATCGGGCCGCACAACATACGAGTAAACCAAGTGACGTCACCAATCGTCGTATaaaattggaaaataaaataaaattggaaccATTGTCGCCCAAGAAACTTTCGCCCCAAAAGATTGACTTAAATCGAAGACCTATACCGAGATCGACGTTATTCAAATGCAATAAATGCCAACTACACTTTGTATCGTGTATTGTTGCAGTTGAACACACGAAACGTTGTGTGCTTAAAAAGGGGGAGTGGAAGTGTAAGAAATGTCGACGTTCATTCAAATTGGTCGATCGTCATAGTCATACCACTCAGCATAAATCGAGCGATCGGTTCAAAGTTATAACGATTGAAGACGatactttaaacaaattattgtgTCGGTGTATATCCTGTAAAATTTGCTTCGATGAGAGAACTTTACTTAAATACCACATAAATGGCTGTACGGTAAGCGATTCAGTGAATTGTAATTTATGCAATTTTCGTGTACACGAGCATGCGATAACGAAACATAAAAGAATACATAATGAATTGGGTTTGGAACAGTTTCTCGTCGTTGATTTCGTTAGCGCCGACCAATTGACAACGCAGAAACCTGAAGTGAAGGCGTTAAGTTGTGTAAAGAAAGAGAGACGTCAATTGAAGAAGGAGAAGTTCTACTACTACTGCCCCACATGCCAGTGTTTCATGAAGGTGAATAAGTTACCAGATAAACACAACATAGGTAAATGTAACACGCATCTCATGAAACGTATCTGCAAGTTGTGTGGACTTAAATTTTCGACCAAGAGCTTTCAGACGCATAAAAAGGAGCACAAGAAATTCCCCAACCTAAAACTTCGCGATCTCACGTTCAAAAACACCCAGAGTTTGAGGAAAATCAACCCCCCATTTCCAGATTTCAAGAACTGTTCCAAATGTAATGTGAAGTTCTTTAGTGGTATGGCTCTTAAGAGCCACGTGTGTGACGTTGAAGAAGCTAAGATTTGTGTTTATTGCGGTGAAAAGTTTAGTGATCTCGCGTATAAGTTACACGTTCCATTTCACGAATATTCCGGTAAGAAGAAGCAAGTTTTTACCGAAAATATACCGGAATTGATAAAGAAATACGAATCTCTCAAAATCGTCTGGAATATTCTCTATCTCTGTGAGATTTGTGACACGATCCTTGACGATTATGACGAAGTAGTCGAGCATAGTCAGAACCACTTTTGTAACATGGAAAGCTACAATATTACCATAAATCGCTGCTCGATATGTGATATACAAATTGTCAGCACATGTTACGAGAAACATAAGCAATTACATTTAGCGAACAGTGTAACTAAAAGTTCCTTCAAAATTCTTCGTTACAATTACGATGCGCTTCTAACTGATGAttggtttaatatatttaaagcattaGCGAAGGAGCAAGTTgaccaaattttaaataaaagcaaatataaaCACACGAGAAGTGTTCGAATGGAATTGATGGTTGATGGACCGATCGATTTGACGATTTACCAATGCGTTGTGTGTAAGATCATCGTCGATTGTAACGCAGTAGCCGAACACGCTGAGAATAGTTTGAATTGCGTTAATTCGATCAAATTTAATTGCTCAATGTGCCACTTAAGTTTTTCAACGAAAACCTCTCTGAATTATCACTGTTATTTGCACGAAAAACACTTAATCACGAATAAGACGTTCAGAATTATATCGTTTAATGATGAgaaagatttatatgtaaatgattCGTTGAGATCGAAGATGAATCCTGAAAGTTTGAAGTTCATTCGCTGTCAACATTGTGGTAAacttataaacaaatcaaagtACAAAAGACATGTCGATTATCACATTTACATGGCCAAGAAAATGTCAAAAGAAGGCAAGAATCAACCCAAGTTCTTAGTTCGTTCTAAATACAAAAAGACCGATTTGTCAAAAGTACACAATTTCTACAAATGCAAAAAGTGTGGAGTATGCGTTTTCCGAAATAACGTCGTGAAACATTTTTGCAGTACGAACAAACAGAAGAAACAGTGCTCGAAATGTCATTTGTGGTTCAGATCGTCGCATTTGAACAAGCACATGATGTATCATGATAAATTTAAGCTTACCAAATACAATATCAATGTTTTCGTCTTTAAAAACGGTAAAATAGAAAGAGAGCGTCGCAAGGAAGACCAGGTAGTCCTGTATCAGTGCTCAGACTGTTCCGTCTGTTTGCATAgagaaatgaatataaaaaggcACATATGCATCAGTGATAACTACCAGAAAGTATGTCGTTTATGCGAAATGCCATTCCATTGTTCCCGTATGCAAATCCACGAGAAATTCCACGAAGATAAAAATTTCACAAAGCATAATGTAACTATCAAAACATTCAAGAGCaaagatgtattaaaaaattaccCACAAAAATCTAAACCAGCTACTCATTTGACAAATgcaaaatatagaaaaacaaCAGTGATTCCAAGGCATTcgaaacttaataaaaacaaaccaaaaaCCGAGGAACTTGACCCCCTATTCCTGAGATACGCACATTTAAGAAACTTTAAATGTACAGAATGCAATTTGCTTTTCGTAACGCCGTCTGCATTACTGGAACACCAAATTTCGTGTTCGACAGACAATTATGGTGTTAAATGTGATACATGTGGACTTATTTTCCATAAATCAATGATAAATTTGCACCAAGGTTTGCAAAGATGCGGTCCACGAAGTGGTAAATTATTCATCGTTACCATAGACGCTAAAGATGGAGCTAAATATGACGATACAAAGTCTTTATATCGTTGTAACAAGTGTGGAATTCACTTTACATCATTCAGAGCCATATTTAATCATGTCAAAAGTGATCATATAATTGTTATGAAGCCTACTAAATGTGATATTTGTAATCTTTTAATGTCATGTCACAGTTGTCCGAGGCATAAACTAATCCACCATGATAGACATTTAGCTCTCTCTGATCTTATTACACTCAACGTAGTTGATTTGAGTTTAAGTAAAGCTTTAAAagatcaatcaaataaaatagttaatattatcgaCTATGTATCTGATGTGGACGAATCTGACGGTGAAGATAAACGAGCTGCTAAAAGGAAAACTTGTGGCGACGAGGGAATTcccaataaatacataaaactaaatactGCTGTTTCAGAAAAAACACTGTCAAGTTCGCCCAGTGGCAGTTTTATTGACGAGATTTACAATTGTGAGATATGTAATTTGAACTTTTTACATAGGAGAACATTAGAACGTCACATTAACGAAGGTCGTCACAATGAAAGGAAATTCAAATGTCCtaaatgtaatttgatttttacGCAAAATTCATTGACGCGTCATATTAAACTTCACCACGATGCAGACGACTTATCAGTTGTTCATTATGAAAGAAAATCGTTACCGTCTGATCATTTAGAATTCGACGAAGTAAATAGAAGTCTAAACAAAggattaaataatcaaaagatTAATGAATTAGTCGATATAGACAATGATCCTGAATTAGATGAAACTGTTGATAGAAATAAACAAGTAACTTTTAAAAGGAAAAGTTGTACCGACGTAGAAATTCCCAAGAaacatattaaactaaatacgaCTAGTTCAGAAAGGACAGTGCGAAGTTCAATTAGTAATAGTCTTATTGAAGAAATTTACAAATGCGATATTTGTGAGttaaatttcttacataaaaGGACGCTAGATCGTCATATTAATGAAGGACGTCATAACGAAAGAAAATTCAACTGTCCCGaatgtgatttaatttttacgcAGAATTCATTAACGCGTCATCTTAAACTACATCACGATCCAAATTATACCTTAACACATAATCGTAAAACAGTCAGTCCAAAAGTAATGGATAAGTCCGCTGATGATGCTGAAGCAAACGTGAAAGTTATTGATAAACCATTAATTGTTGCTGACGAAGCTAAAGCTGCGGTCACTACTTtccaacaaacaaataaattaacaaacaagCTATACAAATGTAGCGAGTGTGACGTTTACTTTACGTTCGCAGATGCGTGTCATGATCACGTGACTAGTCATGTATCATTAGATCCAACAGAATACATAGCTTGCAAACTATGCGATTTGCAATTTCTATGCGAATATCTCGGAAGTCACATGAAAGGGCATAGAGAAAAATCTTTCAGTATAGACGAATTGATCGTTGAAGAATACCATATTAATGATGGCAAAATTAAAGTCGATACATATTCCGCAGCGGATAGATTAAAATCGAAATTGGTTACGACGACCACACATTTCGATACGGAAGATGAAAAAAATGAAAGAGACGAAAACACGGTTGACTCGACTGCTTCTGTTACGGAATCTAAAGCACATTATATTGATGACGTTATTTCAAATGAAGACAGTCCTAGTAACGatggagaaataaataaagaggtaGATGATGTTGAAATCGTAACAGCGCCTAGTTCAGAGTCAGAAAATATGTTAGAAGTTAAGAGTACCTCTTTAATTTTAACGGATATATCGTCTTGA
- the LOC113393637 gene encoding PCNA-associated factor-like has protein sequence MARTKASVGAKVSSGKSSKARCSAAPPPSSAASSSNGEKSSRSYSGGNSVCPRETPKWQKPITNFFITNQNPQSQSDESDAEDASASSSKPKPKRNIIESDDEDEQTEKPINKELDETIELEPLTGEDSHKIDEYYATKDKGKGKGKKTANKENLDGNVKRNSVKRDLDEVIFDEDSEHVTKKIKVN, from the exons ATGGCAAGGACAAAAGCATCGGTCGGCGCTAAAG tgTCGTCTGGCAAAAGTAGTAAAGCAAGATGCAGTGCAGCTCCACCTCCGAGCAGTGCAGCTTCTTCGA GTAATGGAGAGAAATCATCCAGGAGCTACAGTGGGGGCAATTCCGTGTGCCCTCGAGAGACTCCCAAATGGCAGAAACCTATCACCAATTTCTTTATAACGAATCAGAATCCTCAATCTCAATCTGACGAAAGTGATGCCGAGGATGCTAGCG CGAGCAGTTCCAAGCCAAAACCAAAACGTAACATAATAGAATCAGACGACGAAGACGAACAAACAGAAAAACCAATAAACAAAGAACTCGACGAAACCATCGAATTAGAACCGCTTACAGGTGAAGACAGTCACAAAATAGACGAATACTACGCAACCAAAGACAAAGGGAAGGGAAAAGGTAAAAAGACAGCAAATAAGGAAAATCTAGACGGAAATGTTAAGAGGAATTCTGTGAAACGGGACTTAGATGAAGTTATATTTGATGAGGATAGCGAACATGTCACTAAGAAGATCAAGGTGAATTAA